Proteins found in one Leguminivora glycinivorella isolate SPB_JAAS2020 chromosome 4, LegGlyc_1.1, whole genome shotgun sequence genomic segment:
- the LOC125225843 gene encoding DNA-binding protein Ewg isoform X5, producing the protein MVLVKSRDEDYIMNSAVSTESIDMPDEDMSQVDGCGLSGASDDEDECASSPAGSAYDDGGDIMKTALSDEVTKQLAAAGPVGMAAAAAIASSKKRKRPHSFETNPSVRKRHQNRLLRKLRQTIEEFATRVGQQAVVLVATPGKPNTSYRVFGAKPLEDVVRNLRCMIMEELENALAQQFGVGAGQAPPPPQDDPSLFELPPLIIDGIPTPVEKMTQAQLRAFIPLMLKYSMVRGKPGWGRESTRPPWWPKDLPWANVRMDARSEDEKQKMSWTHALRQIVINCYKYHGREDLLPAFTEDDDQKPTQPISACMPSASSNSSRGSPGRSGPAVLSSQQVCIDQMTLTDVDMSQYAPAVLQTITNPDGSVSLVQIDPSHPIITLPDGTTAQVIHSGEGGASGVVQTLDGESVAVDLNAVAEATLNHDGQIILTGEDGHGYPVSVSGVITVPVSASVYQSMVASMQQQDGVCVAPLVQVAAVQVIRVKKEIE; encoded by the exons ATGGTACTGGTTAAGAGCAGAGACGAAGACTACATCATGAACTCTGCAGTCAGCACGGAATCTATCGACATGCCCGATGAG GACATGTCGCAAGTCGACGGTTGCGGTCTCAGCGGCGCGTCGGACGATGAGGACGAATGCGCGTCATCCCCCGCCGGGTCGGCGTACGACGACGGCGGCGACATCATGAAGACTGCGCTCAGCGACGAGGTCACCAAGCAGCTCGCCGCCGCCG GACCCGTTGGAATGGCCGCAGCGGCCGCCATCGCGTCATCAAAGAAAAGGAAGCGACCACACTCATTCGAGACCAACCCCTCAGTCAGGAAGCGACACCAGAACCGTCTGCTTAGGAAACTCAGG CAAACCATAGAAGAATTCGCCACCCGCGTCGGGCAGCAAGCCGTGGTCCTAGTCGCCACGCCCGGCAAGCCCAACACCTCCTACCGAGTGTTCGGCGCCAAACCGCTCGAGGACGTGGTCCGCAACCTGCGCTGCATGATCATGGAGGAACTAGAGAACGCGCTGGCGCAGCAG TTCGGTGTGGGCGCGGggcaggcgccgccgccgccgcaggaCGACCCGTCGCTCTTCGAGCTGCCGCCGCTCATCATCGACGGCATCCCCACCCCGGTGGAGAAGATGACGCAGGCCCAGCTGCGCGCCTTCATACCGCTCATGCTCAAGTATTCTATGG TGCGGGGCAAGCCGGGCTGGGGCCGCGAGTCGACGCGGCCGCCGTGGTGGCCCAAGGACCTGCCGTGGGCCAACGTGCGCATGGACGCTCGCTCCGAGGACGAGAAACAGAAG ATGTCGTGGACGCACGCGCTCCGCCAGATCGTGATCAACTGCTACAAGTACCACGGCCGCGAGGACTTACTGCCCGCCTTCACCGAGGACGACGATCAGAAACCCACTCAACCC ATATCCGCCTGCATGCCGTCCGCGTCATCCAACTCGTCCCGCGGCTCGCCCGGCCGCTCCGGGCCCGCTGTGCTCTCCAGCCAGCAAGTGTGCATCGACCAGATGACGCTCACCGACGTTGAT ATGTCACAATACGCGCCAGCGGTGCTACAGACCATCACCAACCCGGACGGGTCCGTGTCGCTCGTGCAGATCGACCCGTCGCACCCCATCATCACTCTACCGGACGGCACCACGGCGCAAGTG ATCCACAGCGGCGAAGGCGGCGCAAGTGGAGTTGTCCAAACGCTGGACGGCGAGTCGGTGGCCGTCGATCTCAACGCGGTGGCCGAGGCCACGCTCAACCACGACGGACAGATCATACTCACCGGCGAGGACGGACACG GTTACCCGGTGTCAGTGTCAGGCGTGATCACGGTGCCGGTGTCCGCGTCCGTGTACCAGTCTATGGTGGCGTCCATGCAGCAGCAGGACGGCGTGTGCGTGGCGCCGCTAGTGCAG GTAGCTGCGGTTCAAGTAATACGCGTGAAAAAAGAAATTGAGTAA
- the LOC125225843 gene encoding DNA-binding protein Ewg isoform X4 has product MVLVKSRDEDYIMNSAVSTESIDMPDEDMSQVDGCGLSGASDDEDECASSPAGSAYDDGGDIMKTALSDEVTKQLAAAGPVGMAAAAAIASSKKRKRPHSFETNPSVRKRHQNRLLRKLRQTIEEFATRVGQQAVVLVATPGKPNTSYRVFGAKPLEDVVRNLRCMIMEELENALAQQFGVGAGQAPPPPQDDPSLFELPPLIIDGIPTPVEKMTQAQLRAFIPLMLKYSMVRGKPGWGRESTRPPWWPKDLPWANVRMDARSEDEKQKMSWTHALRQIVINCYKYHGREDLLPAFTEDDDQKPTQPMSQYAPAVLQTITNPDGSVSLVQIDPSHPIITLPDGTTAQVIHSGEGGASGVVQTLDGESVAVDLNAVAEATLNHDGQIILTGEDGHGYPVSVSGVITVPVSASVYQSMVASMQQQDGVCVAPLVQTWSIEGSGDDTTLVKLNQNVEQNGEGLEALGMGGGVAQVMLQGGDAQVLQVLSLKDATVLTKAMQQVKAERDAVVADS; this is encoded by the exons ATGGTACTGGTTAAGAGCAGAGACGAAGACTACATCATGAACTCTGCAGTCAGCACGGAATCTATCGACATGCCCGATGAG GACATGTCGCAAGTCGACGGTTGCGGTCTCAGCGGCGCGTCGGACGATGAGGACGAATGCGCGTCATCCCCCGCCGGGTCGGCGTACGACGACGGCGGCGACATCATGAAGACTGCGCTCAGCGACGAGGTCACCAAGCAGCTCGCCGCCGCCG GACCCGTTGGAATGGCCGCAGCGGCCGCCATCGCGTCATCAAAGAAAAGGAAGCGACCACACTCATTCGAGACCAACCCCTCAGTCAGGAAGCGACACCAGAACCGTCTGCTTAGGAAACTCAGG CAAACCATAGAAGAATTCGCCACCCGCGTCGGGCAGCAAGCCGTGGTCCTAGTCGCCACGCCCGGCAAGCCCAACACCTCCTACCGAGTGTTCGGCGCCAAACCGCTCGAGGACGTGGTCCGCAACCTGCGCTGCATGATCATGGAGGAACTAGAGAACGCGCTGGCGCAGCAG TTCGGTGTGGGCGCGGggcaggcgccgccgccgccgcaggaCGACCCGTCGCTCTTCGAGCTGCCGCCGCTCATCATCGACGGCATCCCCACCCCGGTGGAGAAGATGACGCAGGCCCAGCTGCGCGCCTTCATACCGCTCATGCTCAAGTATTCTATGG TGCGGGGCAAGCCGGGCTGGGGCCGCGAGTCGACGCGGCCGCCGTGGTGGCCCAAGGACCTGCCGTGGGCCAACGTGCGCATGGACGCTCGCTCCGAGGACGAGAAACAGAAG ATGTCGTGGACGCACGCGCTCCGCCAGATCGTGATCAACTGCTACAAGTACCACGGCCGCGAGGACTTACTGCCCGCCTTCACCGAGGACGACGATCAGAAACCCACTCAACCC ATGTCACAATACGCGCCAGCGGTGCTACAGACCATCACCAACCCGGACGGGTCCGTGTCGCTCGTGCAGATCGACCCGTCGCACCCCATCATCACTCTACCGGACGGCACCACGGCGCAAGTG ATCCACAGCGGCGAAGGCGGCGCAAGTGGAGTTGTCCAAACGCTGGACGGCGAGTCGGTGGCCGTCGATCTCAACGCGGTGGCCGAGGCCACGCTCAACCACGACGGACAGATCATACTCACCGGCGAGGACGGACACG GTTACCCGGTGTCAGTGTCAGGCGTGATCACGGTGCCGGTGTCCGCGTCCGTGTACCAGTCTATGGTGGCGTCCATGCAGCAGCAGGACGGCGTGTGCGTGGCGCCGCTAGTGCAG ACGTGGAGCATAGAAGGGAGCGGAGATGACACGACACTAGTCAAACTGAATCAAAAC GTTGAGCAAAACGGCGAAGGGCTGGAAGCGCTGGGGAtgggcggcggcgtggcgcaggTCATGCTGCAGGGCGGCGACGCGCAGGTGCTGCAGGTGCTCAGTCTGAAGGACGCCACCGTACTCACCAAGGCCATG CAACAAGTGAAAGCGGAGCGCGACGCAGTGGTAGCGGACTCCTAG
- the LOC125225843 gene encoding DNA-binding protein Ewg isoform X1, whose translation MVLVKSRDEDYIMNSAVSTESIDMPDEDMSQVDGCGLSGASDDEDECASSPAGSAYDDGGDIMKTALSDEVTKQLAAAGPVGMAAAAAIASSKKRKRPHSFETNPSVRKRHQNRLLRKLRQTIEEFATRVGQQAVVLVATPGKPNTSYRVFGAKPLEDVVRNLRCMIMEELENALAQQFGVGAGQAPPPPQDDPSLFELPPLIIDGIPTPVEKMTQAQLRAFIPLMLKYSMVRGKPGWGRESTRPPWWPKDLPWANVRMDARSEDEKQKMSWTHALRQIVINCYKYHGREDLLPAFTEDDDQKPTQPISACMPSASSNSSRGSPGRSGPAVLSSQQVCIDQMTLTDVDMSQYAPAVLQTITNPDGSVSLVQIDPSHPIITLPDGTTAQVIHSGEGGASGVVQTLDGESVAVDLNAVAEATLNHDGQIILTGEDGHGYPVSVSGVITVPVSASVYQSMVASMQQQDGVCVAPLVQTWSIEGSGDDTTLVKLNQNVEQNGEGLEALGMGGGVAQVMLQGGDAQVLQVLSLKDATVLTKAMQQVKAERDAVVADS comes from the exons ATGGTACTGGTTAAGAGCAGAGACGAAGACTACATCATGAACTCTGCAGTCAGCACGGAATCTATCGACATGCCCGATGAG GACATGTCGCAAGTCGACGGTTGCGGTCTCAGCGGCGCGTCGGACGATGAGGACGAATGCGCGTCATCCCCCGCCGGGTCGGCGTACGACGACGGCGGCGACATCATGAAGACTGCGCTCAGCGACGAGGTCACCAAGCAGCTCGCCGCCGCCG GACCCGTTGGAATGGCCGCAGCGGCCGCCATCGCGTCATCAAAGAAAAGGAAGCGACCACACTCATTCGAGACCAACCCCTCAGTCAGGAAGCGACACCAGAACCGTCTGCTTAGGAAACTCAGG CAAACCATAGAAGAATTCGCCACCCGCGTCGGGCAGCAAGCCGTGGTCCTAGTCGCCACGCCCGGCAAGCCCAACACCTCCTACCGAGTGTTCGGCGCCAAACCGCTCGAGGACGTGGTCCGCAACCTGCGCTGCATGATCATGGAGGAACTAGAGAACGCGCTGGCGCAGCAG TTCGGTGTGGGCGCGGggcaggcgccgccgccgccgcaggaCGACCCGTCGCTCTTCGAGCTGCCGCCGCTCATCATCGACGGCATCCCCACCCCGGTGGAGAAGATGACGCAGGCCCAGCTGCGCGCCTTCATACCGCTCATGCTCAAGTATTCTATGG TGCGGGGCAAGCCGGGCTGGGGCCGCGAGTCGACGCGGCCGCCGTGGTGGCCCAAGGACCTGCCGTGGGCCAACGTGCGCATGGACGCTCGCTCCGAGGACGAGAAACAGAAG ATGTCGTGGACGCACGCGCTCCGCCAGATCGTGATCAACTGCTACAAGTACCACGGCCGCGAGGACTTACTGCCCGCCTTCACCGAGGACGACGATCAGAAACCCACTCAACCC ATATCCGCCTGCATGCCGTCCGCGTCATCCAACTCGTCCCGCGGCTCGCCCGGCCGCTCCGGGCCCGCTGTGCTCTCCAGCCAGCAAGTGTGCATCGACCAGATGACGCTCACCGACGTTGAT ATGTCACAATACGCGCCAGCGGTGCTACAGACCATCACCAACCCGGACGGGTCCGTGTCGCTCGTGCAGATCGACCCGTCGCACCCCATCATCACTCTACCGGACGGCACCACGGCGCAAGTG ATCCACAGCGGCGAAGGCGGCGCAAGTGGAGTTGTCCAAACGCTGGACGGCGAGTCGGTGGCCGTCGATCTCAACGCGGTGGCCGAGGCCACGCTCAACCACGACGGACAGATCATACTCACCGGCGAGGACGGACACG GTTACCCGGTGTCAGTGTCAGGCGTGATCACGGTGCCGGTGTCCGCGTCCGTGTACCAGTCTATGGTGGCGTCCATGCAGCAGCAGGACGGCGTGTGCGTGGCGCCGCTAGTGCAG ACGTGGAGCATAGAAGGGAGCGGAGATGACACGACACTAGTCAAACTGAATCAAAAC GTTGAGCAAAACGGCGAAGGGCTGGAAGCGCTGGGGAtgggcggcggcgtggcgcaggTCATGCTGCAGGGCGGCGACGCGCAGGTGCTGCAGGTGCTCAGTCTGAAGGACGCCACCGTACTCACCAAGGCCATG CAACAAGTGAAAGCGGAGCGCGACGCAGTGGTAGCGGACTCCTAG
- the LOC125225843 gene encoding DNA-binding protein Ewg isoform X3 — translation MVLVKSRDEDYIMNSAVSTESIDMPDEDMSQVDGCGLSGASDDEDECASSPAGSAYDDGGDIMKTALSDEVTKQLAAAGPVGMAAAAAIASSKKRKRPHSFETNPSVRKRHQNRLLRKLRQTIEEFATRVGQQAVVLVATPGKPNTSYRVFGAKPLEDVVRNLRCMIMEELENALAQQFGVGAGQAPPPPQDDPSLFELPPLIIDGIPTPVEKMTQAQLRAFIPLMLKYSMVRGKPGWGRESTRPPWWPKDLPWANVRMDARSEDEKQKMSWTHALRQIVINCYKYHGREDLLPAFTEDDDQKPTQPISACMPSASSNSSRGSPGRSGPAVLSSQQVCIDQMTLTDVDMSQYAPAVLQTITNPDGSVSLVQIDPSHPIITLPDGTTAQVIHSGEGGASGVVQTLDGESVAVDLNAVAEATLNHDGQIILTGEDGHGYPVSVSGVITVPVSASVYQSMVASMQQQDGVCVAPLVQVEQNGEGLEALGMGGGVAQVMLQGGDAQVLQVLSLKDATVLTKAMQQVKAERDAVVADS, via the exons ATGGTACTGGTTAAGAGCAGAGACGAAGACTACATCATGAACTCTGCAGTCAGCACGGAATCTATCGACATGCCCGATGAG GACATGTCGCAAGTCGACGGTTGCGGTCTCAGCGGCGCGTCGGACGATGAGGACGAATGCGCGTCATCCCCCGCCGGGTCGGCGTACGACGACGGCGGCGACATCATGAAGACTGCGCTCAGCGACGAGGTCACCAAGCAGCTCGCCGCCGCCG GACCCGTTGGAATGGCCGCAGCGGCCGCCATCGCGTCATCAAAGAAAAGGAAGCGACCACACTCATTCGAGACCAACCCCTCAGTCAGGAAGCGACACCAGAACCGTCTGCTTAGGAAACTCAGG CAAACCATAGAAGAATTCGCCACCCGCGTCGGGCAGCAAGCCGTGGTCCTAGTCGCCACGCCCGGCAAGCCCAACACCTCCTACCGAGTGTTCGGCGCCAAACCGCTCGAGGACGTGGTCCGCAACCTGCGCTGCATGATCATGGAGGAACTAGAGAACGCGCTGGCGCAGCAG TTCGGTGTGGGCGCGGggcaggcgccgccgccgccgcaggaCGACCCGTCGCTCTTCGAGCTGCCGCCGCTCATCATCGACGGCATCCCCACCCCGGTGGAGAAGATGACGCAGGCCCAGCTGCGCGCCTTCATACCGCTCATGCTCAAGTATTCTATGG TGCGGGGCAAGCCGGGCTGGGGCCGCGAGTCGACGCGGCCGCCGTGGTGGCCCAAGGACCTGCCGTGGGCCAACGTGCGCATGGACGCTCGCTCCGAGGACGAGAAACAGAAG ATGTCGTGGACGCACGCGCTCCGCCAGATCGTGATCAACTGCTACAAGTACCACGGCCGCGAGGACTTACTGCCCGCCTTCACCGAGGACGACGATCAGAAACCCACTCAACCC ATATCCGCCTGCATGCCGTCCGCGTCATCCAACTCGTCCCGCGGCTCGCCCGGCCGCTCCGGGCCCGCTGTGCTCTCCAGCCAGCAAGTGTGCATCGACCAGATGACGCTCACCGACGTTGAT ATGTCACAATACGCGCCAGCGGTGCTACAGACCATCACCAACCCGGACGGGTCCGTGTCGCTCGTGCAGATCGACCCGTCGCACCCCATCATCACTCTACCGGACGGCACCACGGCGCAAGTG ATCCACAGCGGCGAAGGCGGCGCAAGTGGAGTTGTCCAAACGCTGGACGGCGAGTCGGTGGCCGTCGATCTCAACGCGGTGGCCGAGGCCACGCTCAACCACGACGGACAGATCATACTCACCGGCGAGGACGGACACG GTTACCCGGTGTCAGTGTCAGGCGTGATCACGGTGCCGGTGTCCGCGTCCGTGTACCAGTCTATGGTGGCGTCCATGCAGCAGCAGGACGGCGTGTGCGTGGCGCCGCTAGTGCAG GTTGAGCAAAACGGCGAAGGGCTGGAAGCGCTGGGGAtgggcggcggcgtggcgcaggTCATGCTGCAGGGCGGCGACGCGCAGGTGCTGCAGGTGCTCAGTCTGAAGGACGCCACCGTACTCACCAAGGCCATG CAACAAGTGAAAGCGGAGCGCGACGCAGTGGTAGCGGACTCCTAG
- the LOC125225843 gene encoding DNA-binding protein Ewg isoform X2 — protein MVLVKSRDEDYIMNSAVSTESIDMPDEDMSQVDGCGLSGASDDEDECASSPAGSAYDDGGDIMKTALSDEVTKQLAAAGPVGMAAAAAIASSKKRKRPHSFETNPSVRKRHQNRLLRKLRQTIEEFATRVGQQAVVLVATPGKPNTSYRVFGAKPLEDVVRNLRCMIMEELENALAQQAPPPPQDDPSLFELPPLIIDGIPTPVEKMTQAQLRAFIPLMLKYSMVRGKPGWGRESTRPPWWPKDLPWANVRMDARSEDEKQKMSWTHALRQIVINCYKYHGREDLLPAFTEDDDQKPTQPISACMPSASSNSSRGSPGRSGPAVLSSQQVCIDQMTLTDVDMSQYAPAVLQTITNPDGSVSLVQIDPSHPIITLPDGTTAQVIHSGEGGASGVVQTLDGESVAVDLNAVAEATLNHDGQIILTGEDGHGYPVSVSGVITVPVSASVYQSMVASMQQQDGVCVAPLVQTWSIEGSGDDTTLVKLNQNVEQNGEGLEALGMGGGVAQVMLQGGDAQVLQVLSLKDATVLTKAMQQVKAERDAVVADS, from the exons ATGGTACTGGTTAAGAGCAGAGACGAAGACTACATCATGAACTCTGCAGTCAGCACGGAATCTATCGACATGCCCGATGAG GACATGTCGCAAGTCGACGGTTGCGGTCTCAGCGGCGCGTCGGACGATGAGGACGAATGCGCGTCATCCCCCGCCGGGTCGGCGTACGACGACGGCGGCGACATCATGAAGACTGCGCTCAGCGACGAGGTCACCAAGCAGCTCGCCGCCGCCG GACCCGTTGGAATGGCCGCAGCGGCCGCCATCGCGTCATCAAAGAAAAGGAAGCGACCACACTCATTCGAGACCAACCCCTCAGTCAGGAAGCGACACCAGAACCGTCTGCTTAGGAAACTCAGG CAAACCATAGAAGAATTCGCCACCCGCGTCGGGCAGCAAGCCGTGGTCCTAGTCGCCACGCCCGGCAAGCCCAACACCTCCTACCGAGTGTTCGGCGCCAAACCGCTCGAGGACGTGGTCCGCAACCTGCGCTGCATGATCATGGAGGAACTAGAGAACGCGCTGGCGCAGCAG gcgccgccgccgccgcaggaCGACCCGTCGCTCTTCGAGCTGCCGCCGCTCATCATCGACGGCATCCCCACCCCGGTGGAGAAGATGACGCAGGCCCAGCTGCGCGCCTTCATACCGCTCATGCTCAAGTATTCTATGG TGCGGGGCAAGCCGGGCTGGGGCCGCGAGTCGACGCGGCCGCCGTGGTGGCCCAAGGACCTGCCGTGGGCCAACGTGCGCATGGACGCTCGCTCCGAGGACGAGAAACAGAAG ATGTCGTGGACGCACGCGCTCCGCCAGATCGTGATCAACTGCTACAAGTACCACGGCCGCGAGGACTTACTGCCCGCCTTCACCGAGGACGACGATCAGAAACCCACTCAACCC ATATCCGCCTGCATGCCGTCCGCGTCATCCAACTCGTCCCGCGGCTCGCCCGGCCGCTCCGGGCCCGCTGTGCTCTCCAGCCAGCAAGTGTGCATCGACCAGATGACGCTCACCGACGTTGAT ATGTCACAATACGCGCCAGCGGTGCTACAGACCATCACCAACCCGGACGGGTCCGTGTCGCTCGTGCAGATCGACCCGTCGCACCCCATCATCACTCTACCGGACGGCACCACGGCGCAAGTG ATCCACAGCGGCGAAGGCGGCGCAAGTGGAGTTGTCCAAACGCTGGACGGCGAGTCGGTGGCCGTCGATCTCAACGCGGTGGCCGAGGCCACGCTCAACCACGACGGACAGATCATACTCACCGGCGAGGACGGACACG GTTACCCGGTGTCAGTGTCAGGCGTGATCACGGTGCCGGTGTCCGCGTCCGTGTACCAGTCTATGGTGGCGTCCATGCAGCAGCAGGACGGCGTGTGCGTGGCGCCGCTAGTGCAG ACGTGGAGCATAGAAGGGAGCGGAGATGACACGACACTAGTCAAACTGAATCAAAAC GTTGAGCAAAACGGCGAAGGGCTGGAAGCGCTGGGGAtgggcggcggcgtggcgcaggTCATGCTGCAGGGCGGCGACGCGCAGGTGCTGCAGGTGCTCAGTCTGAAGGACGCCACCGTACTCACCAAGGCCATG CAACAAGTGAAAGCGGAGCGCGACGCAGTGGTAGCGGACTCCTAG
- the LOC125225843 gene encoding DNA-binding protein P3A2 isoform X6 — protein sequence MVLVKSRDEDYIMNSAVSTESIDMPDEDMSQVDGCGLSGASDDEDECASSPAGSAYDDGGDIMKTALSDEVTKQLAAAGPVGMAAAAAIASSKKRKRPHSFETNPSVRKRHQNRLLRKLRQTIEEFATRVGQQAVVLVATPGKPNTSYRVFGAKPLEDVVRNLRCMIMEELENALAQQAPPPPQDDPSLFELPPLIIDGIPTPVEKMTQAQLRAFIPLMLKYSMVRGKPGWGRESTRPPWWPKDLPWANVRMDARSEDEKQKMSWTHALRQIVINCYKYHGREDLLPAFTEDDDQKPTQPISACMPSASSNSSRGSPGRSGPAVLSSQQVCIDQMTLTDVDMSQYAPAVLQTITNPDGSVSLVQIDPSHPIITLPDGTTAQVIHSGEGGASGVVQTLDGESVAVDLNAVAEATLNHDGQIILTGEDGHGYPVSVSGVITVPVSASVYQSMVASMQQQDGVCVAPLVQVEQNGEGLEALGMGGGVAQVMLQGGDAQVLQVLSLKDATVLTKAMQQVKAERDAVVADS from the exons ATGGTACTGGTTAAGAGCAGAGACGAAGACTACATCATGAACTCTGCAGTCAGCACGGAATCTATCGACATGCCCGATGAG GACATGTCGCAAGTCGACGGTTGCGGTCTCAGCGGCGCGTCGGACGATGAGGACGAATGCGCGTCATCCCCCGCCGGGTCGGCGTACGACGACGGCGGCGACATCATGAAGACTGCGCTCAGCGACGAGGTCACCAAGCAGCTCGCCGCCGCCG GACCCGTTGGAATGGCCGCAGCGGCCGCCATCGCGTCATCAAAGAAAAGGAAGCGACCACACTCATTCGAGACCAACCCCTCAGTCAGGAAGCGACACCAGAACCGTCTGCTTAGGAAACTCAGG CAAACCATAGAAGAATTCGCCACCCGCGTCGGGCAGCAAGCCGTGGTCCTAGTCGCCACGCCCGGCAAGCCCAACACCTCCTACCGAGTGTTCGGCGCCAAACCGCTCGAGGACGTGGTCCGCAACCTGCGCTGCATGATCATGGAGGAACTAGAGAACGCGCTGGCGCAGCAG gcgccgccgccgccgcaggaCGACCCGTCGCTCTTCGAGCTGCCGCCGCTCATCATCGACGGCATCCCCACCCCGGTGGAGAAGATGACGCAGGCCCAGCTGCGCGCCTTCATACCGCTCATGCTCAAGTATTCTATGG TGCGGGGCAAGCCGGGCTGGGGCCGCGAGTCGACGCGGCCGCCGTGGTGGCCCAAGGACCTGCCGTGGGCCAACGTGCGCATGGACGCTCGCTCCGAGGACGAGAAACAGAAG ATGTCGTGGACGCACGCGCTCCGCCAGATCGTGATCAACTGCTACAAGTACCACGGCCGCGAGGACTTACTGCCCGCCTTCACCGAGGACGACGATCAGAAACCCACTCAACCC ATATCCGCCTGCATGCCGTCCGCGTCATCCAACTCGTCCCGCGGCTCGCCCGGCCGCTCCGGGCCCGCTGTGCTCTCCAGCCAGCAAGTGTGCATCGACCAGATGACGCTCACCGACGTTGAT ATGTCACAATACGCGCCAGCGGTGCTACAGACCATCACCAACCCGGACGGGTCCGTGTCGCTCGTGCAGATCGACCCGTCGCACCCCATCATCACTCTACCGGACGGCACCACGGCGCAAGTG ATCCACAGCGGCGAAGGCGGCGCAAGTGGAGTTGTCCAAACGCTGGACGGCGAGTCGGTGGCCGTCGATCTCAACGCGGTGGCCGAGGCCACGCTCAACCACGACGGACAGATCATACTCACCGGCGAGGACGGACACG GTTACCCGGTGTCAGTGTCAGGCGTGATCACGGTGCCGGTGTCCGCGTCCGTGTACCAGTCTATGGTGGCGTCCATGCAGCAGCAGGACGGCGTGTGCGTGGCGCCGCTAGTGCAG GTTGAGCAAAACGGCGAAGGGCTGGAAGCGCTGGGGAtgggcggcggcgtggcgcaggTCATGCTGCAGGGCGGCGACGCGCAGGTGCTGCAGGTGCTCAGTCTGAAGGACGCCACCGTACTCACCAAGGCCATG CAACAAGTGAAAGCGGAGCGCGACGCAGTGGTAGCGGACTCCTAG